The sequence below is a genomic window from Labrys wisconsinensis.
GCACCTCGCTCTCCGGCGGAGCCCTGCCGCAGGCCGACGCCGTGGTGGTGGGCCTCGCCAAGATGAACCGGGTGCTGGCGCTCGACTTCAAGGACCGCACCGCCCGCGTCCAGGCCGGCATCACCAATCTCGGCATTTCCGGCGCCGTGGCGCACGAGGGCTTCTTCTATGCGCCGGATCCCTCCAGCCAGCTCGCCTGCACCATCGCCGGCAACATCGCCATGAACTCGGGCGGCGCCCATTGCCTGAAATACGGCGTCACCACCAACAACATCCTCGGCGTGCGCCTGGTGACGCTGGAAGGCGACATCCTCGACATCGGCGGCGACGCGCTCGACGCGCCGGGGCTCGACCTGCTCGGCATCGTCATCGGCTCGGAGGGCCAGTTCGGCATCGTCACCGAGGCGGTGGTGCGCATCCTGCGCGCCGCCGAAGGGGCGCGGCCGATGCTGGTCGGCTTCGCCGCGCCCGAGGATGCCGGGCGCTGCGTCGCCGAGATCATCGGCTCCGGCATCATCCCGGTGGCGATCGAGTACATGGACCACCTCGCCATCGAGATCACCGAGGGCTTCGCCCATGCAGGCTATCCCCTCGACGCGGCGGCGATGCTGATCATCGAGGTGGAAGGGAGCGAGGAGGAGATCGACCGCCTGCTGGAGCGGATCAGCGCCATCGCCCGCCAATGCGGCGCCCGCACCCTCAAGGTGTCGACCTCGGAGGCCGAGAGCGCCGCCATCTGGAAGGGCCGCAAATCCGCCTTCGGCGCCACCGGCCGCATCGCCGACTATATCTGCATGGACGGCACCATCCCCACCGGCAAGCTGCCGATGGTGCTGACCCGCATGGGCGAGATCGTCCGCGGCTACGGCCTGCGCGTCGCCAATGTCTTCCACGCCGGTGACGGCAACCTGCATCCGCTGGTGCTCTACAACGTCAACGACGCCGGCGAGCGCGAGAAGGCGGAGGCTTGCGGCTTCGACATCCTGCGGCTGTGCGTCGAGGCCGGCGGCTGCCTCACCGGCGAGCACGGCGTCGGCATCGAGAAGCGCGACCTGATGCGCGAGCAGTTCGACGAGACCGAGCTCGCCCAGCAGATACGGCTGAAGCTCGCCTTCGATCCCCACTGGCTCCTGAACCCCGCCAAGGTGTTCCCGCTCGACCTGCGGCCGGCCGGCGACCTCCCGGCTGCGGCATGAGCGGACCCATCCAAGCCCCCGCCGACGAGGCGGAGCTGGCGCATGTCGTCGCCGAGGCCTTTGCCGCCCGCACGCCGCTCGACATCCGCGGCGGCGGCTCCAAGCGCGACGTCGGCCGCCCGGTGCACGGGGCAGCGGTCGGGACGGGCGGGCTTTCCGGCATCACCCTCTACGAGCCGGCCGAGCTGGTGATCGGGGCGAGAGCCGGCACGCCGCTCGCCGAGCTCACCGCCGCGCTCGACGCCAACGGGCAGATGCTGCCCTTCGAGCCGGCAGACTGGCGCGGCCTGCTCGGCTCGGGCGAGGCGCGGCCGACGGTCGGCGGCACGGTGGCGGCCAACCTCTCCGGCCCGCGCCGCCTGATGGCCGGCGCCTGCCGCGACGCGCTGATCGGCGTGCGCTTCGTCAACGGCCGCGGCGAGACCATCCGCAACGGCGGGCGGGTGATGAAGAACGTCACCGGCTACGACCTGGTCAAGCTGATGGCCGGGTCCTGGGGCACGCTCGGCATCGTCACGGAGGCGATCTTCAAGCTGCTGCCGAGGCCCGAGACCTCGGCCAGCCTGGTGTGGAGCGGGCTTACCGACGAGGATGCGGTGGCGCTGATGTCGGCGGCCGCCGGCAGCCCCTACGAGATCTCGGCGGCGGCGCACTGGCCGGCCGGGGACGGCATGCCGGCCCGCACGGTGCTGCGGCTGGAGAATTTCGCGCCCTCGGTCGCCTATCGCGCCGAACGCCTTGCCCGCGAGCTCAAGCGCCACGGCGCGCCCGACCGGCTGGACGAGGCGGCTTCGAGCGCGCTCTGGCGCGACATCCGCGACGCGGCGCCGCTGCGGGATGCGGCCGGTGCCGTCTGGCGGGTGAGCGTCGCGCCGTCCAGGGCCCCGGCCGTGGCGCTGGCCCTGCGCCAGGCCGGCGGCGCGGCGCGCCTGTTCGACTGGGGCGGCGGGCTCGTCTGGGCGGCGGCGCCGGAGACGGCGGAGGCCGCCGCGGCGATCCGCCGAGCCGCGGCCGCGCAGGGCGGCCATGCCACGCTGGTGCGCGGCAGCGAAGCCCTGCGCCTGGCGGTCCCGCCCTTCACCCCGCCCGCCGGGCCGCTCGCCGCCCTGACGGCGCGCATCCGGGCGGCGTTCGACCCCGCCGGCATCCTCAACCCCGGCAAGATGGGCGAGTGACATGCAGACCGATTTTTCGCCGGCGCAGCTCAGCGACCCGCAGATGCGGGAATCCGAGACAATCCTGCGCAGCTGCGTGCATTGCGGCTTCTGCACCGCCACCTGCCCGACCTATGCGCTGCTCGGGGACGAGCTCGATTCGCCGCGCGGGCGCATCTACCTGATCAAGGACATGCTGGAGGGCGGCAAGCCGGCCACCCCCGAGGTGGTCAAGCACATCGACCGCTGCCTCTCCTGCCTCTCCTGCATGACGACCTGCCCCTCCGGCGTGCACTACATGCACCTGGTCGACCACGCCCGGGCCCATATCGAGACGACCTATCGCCGGCCCCTGAGCGAGCGCATGGTGCGCGGCATCGTCGCGACGGTGCTGCCGAACCGCCGGCTGTTCCGCCTGGCCCTGGTCCTGGCGCGGCTCGGCCGGCGCGCCCTGCCGCTGGTGCGGCGCCTGCCGCAAGGCGAGCGCCTGGCGGCCATGCTGGCCCTGGCGCCCGCAGCGCTGCCCGCCGCGGCGACCCCGGTGCGCCCCGGCCGGTTCCCGGCCGAGGGCGAGCGCCGCGGACGGGTGGCGCTGCTCAGCGGCTGCGCCCAGCCGGTGCTGGCGCCCGGCATCAACGAGGCGGCGATCCGGCTGCTGAACCGCCACGGCGTCGAGGTGGTGCTGCCGTCCGGCGAAGGCTGCTGCGGTGCCCTTGTCCATCATATGGGCCGGGAGCACCGGGCGCTGGAGCAGGCGCGGCGCAACGTCGATGCCTGGACGGCCGAGATCGAGCGCGGCGGGCTCGACGCCATCCTGGTCACCACCTCCGGCTGCGGCACCACGATCAAGGACTACGGCTTCATGCTGCGCGAGGACGCCGCCTATGCCGCCAAGGCCGCCCGCGTCGCCGCCCTGGCCAAGGACGTCTCGGAATATCTGGCCACGCTGTCGCTGCGCCCGGCGCGCGCGCTCGACCAGACCGTCGCCTACCATTCCGCCTGCTCGATGCAGCACGGCCAGAAGATCGTCGCCGAGCCCAAGACCCTGCTCAAGCGCATGGGCTTCACGGTGAAGGATCCGCCGGAGGGGCACCTGTGCTGCGGCTCGGCCGGCACCTACAACATGCTGCAGCCGGAGATCTCCGGCCGGCTGCGGGCCCGCAAGGTGGCGAATATCGAGAAGACCGGGCCCGACCTGATCGCCACCGGCAATATCGGCTGCATCACCCAGATCGCGCAGGGCACCGCCATCCCCATCGTCCATACCGTCGAGCTGCTGGACTGGGCGACGGGCGGCCCGAAGCCGGGGGCGCTGGAGGGCATCGGCCCGGCCTGAGAGGCCGGAGCGCG
It includes:
- the glcF gene encoding glycolate oxidase subunit GlcF; this translates as MQTDFSPAQLSDPQMRESETILRSCVHCGFCTATCPTYALLGDELDSPRGRIYLIKDMLEGGKPATPEVVKHIDRCLSCLSCMTTCPSGVHYMHLVDHARAHIETTYRRPLSERMVRGIVATVLPNRRLFRLALVLARLGRRALPLVRRLPQGERLAAMLALAPAALPAAATPVRPGRFPAEGERRGRVALLSGCAQPVLAPGINEAAIRLLNRHGVEVVLPSGEGCCGALVHHMGREHRALEQARRNVDAWTAEIERGGLDAILVTTSGCGTTIKDYGFMLREDAAYAAKAARVAALAKDVSEYLATLSLRPARALDQTVAYHSACSMQHGQKIVAEPKTLLKRMGFTVKDPPEGHLCCGSAGTYNMLQPEISGRLRARKVANIEKTGPDLIATGNIGCITQIAQGTAIPIVHTVELLDWATGGPKPGALEGIGPA
- the glcE gene encoding glycolate oxidase subunit GlcE; amino-acid sequence: MSGPIQAPADEAELAHVVAEAFAARTPLDIRGGGSKRDVGRPVHGAAVGTGGLSGITLYEPAELVIGARAGTPLAELTAALDANGQMLPFEPADWRGLLGSGEARPTVGGTVAANLSGPRRLMAGACRDALIGVRFVNGRGETIRNGGRVMKNVTGYDLVKLMAGSWGTLGIVTEAIFKLLPRPETSASLVWSGLTDEDAVALMSAAAGSPYEISAAAHWPAGDGMPARTVLRLENFAPSVAYRAERLARELKRHGAPDRLDEAASSALWRDIRDAAPLRDAAGAVWRVSVAPSRAPAVALALRQAGGAARLFDWGGGLVWAAAPETAEAAAAIRRAAAAQGGHATLVRGSEALRLAVPPFTPPAGPLAALTARIRAAFDPAGILNPGKMGE
- a CDS encoding FAD-linked oxidase C-terminal domain-containing protein; amino-acid sequence: MPDGQTHSTTGIPMPAPDPGILARRQRIVDGLSALLPGEQVIASEDERRAYETDAFTAYRQLPLAVVLPQTTEEVAAVLKFLNAERVPVIPRGAGTSLSGGALPQADAVVVGLAKMNRVLALDFKDRTARVQAGITNLGISGAVAHEGFFYAPDPSSQLACTIAGNIAMNSGGAHCLKYGVTTNNILGVRLVTLEGDILDIGGDALDAPGLDLLGIVIGSEGQFGIVTEAVVRILRAAEGARPMLVGFAAPEDAGRCVAEIIGSGIIPVAIEYMDHLAIEITEGFAHAGYPLDAAAMLIIEVEGSEEEIDRLLERISAIARQCGARTLKVSTSEAESAAIWKGRKSAFGATGRIADYICMDGTIPTGKLPMVLTRMGEIVRGYGLRVANVFHAGDGNLHPLVLYNVNDAGEREKAEACGFDILRLCVEAGGCLTGEHGVGIEKRDLMREQFDETELAQQIRLKLAFDPHWLLNPAKVFPLDLRPAGDLPAAA